Proteins co-encoded in one Dasypus novemcinctus isolate mDasNov1 chromosome 18, mDasNov1.1.hap2, whole genome shotgun sequence genomic window:
- the ZNF835 gene encoding zinc finger protein 835, protein MESLLSDAPQDPAPGETRRQDGPLHPQPEERGSCWKREASAGRAGAAAQEGGECGRIPRPGASPPAPPASAPAFTRPRGCGGAPPQRSGSAEERRAGGAQKPWQCADCGKAFSYCSAFVLHQRVHTGEKPFSCGECGKAFSQSVHLTLHRRTHTGEKPFACDACGKAFSQGSYLVSHWRTHTGEKPHTCPDCGKAFTRITHLTQHRRIHTGEKPYACGQCGKAFRNRSSLVEHQRIHTGEKPYECAACAKAFRFSSALIRHQRTHTAEKPYRCGACAKAFSQVAHLAQHRRTHTGEKPYRCAECGASFSQSASLAEHRRIHSGEKPYACGECGKAFTQVSHLGQHRRTHTGERPYACAQCGKAFSNRSHLTQHHLVHTGERPYACGECGAAFGHVSSLIEHQKIHTGERPYRCAQCGKAFSQGSALTLHRRTHTGERPYACPRCGKAFSNRSYLIQHHIVHTGEKPYECGGCGKAFSFSSALIRHQRTHGAARGGGGGGGAFARSSHLTPHLSSHQEERPVGSTDPAAPSTEQPKERALLSV, encoded by the coding sequence ATGGAAAGCCTCCTGAGCGACGCCCCCCAAGATCCAGCGCCCGGAGAAACCCGGAGGCAGGACGGTCCGCTGCACCCCCAGCCGGAGGAGCGGGGAAGCTGCTGGAAGCGGGAGGCCTCGGCCGGAAGGGCAGGCGCCGCTGCCCAGGAGGGCGGTGAATGTGGCAGGATCCCGAGACCCGGCGCCAGTCCCCCGGCGCCCCCGGCCAGCGCCCCCGCCTTCACCAGGCCCCGGGGGTGCGGGGGCGCCCCGCCGCAGCGTTCGGGCTCCGCTGAGGAGAGGAGGGCTGGCGGCGCCCAGAAGCCGTGGCAGTGCGCAGACTGCGGCAAGGCCTTCAGCTACTGCTCGGCCTTCGTGCTGCACCAGCGGGTGCACACGGGCGAGAAGCCCTTCTCCTGCGGCGAGTGCGGCAAGGCCTTCAGCCAGAGCGTGCACCTGACGCTGCACCGGCGCACGCACACGGGTGAGAAGCCGTTCGCCTGCGACGCGTGCGGCAAGGCCTTCAGCCAGGGCTCCTACCTCGTGTCCCACTGGCGCACGCACACGGGCGAGAAGCCGCACACGTGCCCCGACTGCGGCAAGGCCTTCACGCGCATCACGCACCTGACGCAGCACCGGCGCATCCACACGGGCGAGAAGCCGTACGCGTGCGGCCAGTGCGGGAAGGCCTTCCGCAACCGCTCGTCGCTGGTGGAGCACCAGCGCATCCACACGGGCGAGAAGCCCTACGAGTGCGCCGCGTGCGCCAAGGCCTTCCGCTTCTCCTCGGCGCTCATCCGCCACCAGCGCACGCACACTGCCGAGAAGCCCTACCGCTGCGGCGCCTGCGCCAAGGCCTTCTCCCAGGTGGCGCACCTGGCGCAGCACCGGCGCACGCACACGGGCGAGAAGCCCTACAGGTGCGCCGAGTGCGGCGCCTCCTTCAGCCAGAGCGCGTCGCTGGCCGAGCACCGGCGCATCCACTCGGGCGAGAAGCCCTACGCGTGCGGCGAGTGCGGCAAGGCCTTCACGCAGGTGTCCCACCTGGGCCAGCACCGGCGCACGCACACCGGAGAGAGGCCCTACGCGTGCGCCCAGTGCGGCAAGGCCTTCAGCAACCGCTCGCACCTCACCCAGCACCACCTGGTCCACACCGGCGAGCGCCCCTACGCGTGCGGCGAGTGCGGCGCCGCCTTCGGCCACGTGTCCTCGCTCATCGAGCACCAGAAGATCCACACCGGCGAGCGGCCCTACCGCTGCGCGCAGTGCGGCAAGGCCTTCAGCCAGGGCTCGGCGCTCACGCTGCACCGGCGCACGCACACCGGCGAGAGGCCCTACGCGTGCCCGCGGTGCGGCAAGGCCTTCAGCAACCGCTCCTACCTGATCCAGCACCACATCGTGCACACCGGCGAGAAGCCCTACGAGTGCGGCGGCTGCGGCAAGGCCTTCAGCTTCTCCTCGGCGCTCATCCGGCACCAGAGGACGCACGGGGccgcgcggggggggggggggggggggggcgcgttTGCCCGGTCCTCTCACCTGACTCCACACCTGAGCTCGCACCAGGAGGAGAGGCCTGTGGGCAGCACTGACCCTGCAGCACCCAGCACGGAGCAGCCGAAGGAGCGCGCTCTGCTGAGCGTTTGA